Proteins encoded within one genomic window of Candidatus Nealsonbacteria bacterium CG07_land_8_20_14_0_80_39_13:
- a CDS encoding transcription elongation factor GreA, which produces MEEKKFYLTKKGLERLKKEYEELKSLKIAKVKEGSPQTWHSEDLSSEYFSFQDDLASLEKRMAEIEAIIDNYEIIKIPSKKDQGRVGLGATVSLEGEGKKGKVNEFMIVGTLDANPLEGKISSESPVGKVLMGLKVGDEAVIESPIKMIYKVKKIKYSSF; this is translated from the coding sequence ATGGAAGAAAAGAAATTTTATTTGACTAAAAAAGGGCTGGAAAGGCTTAAAAAAGAATATGAAGAGCTGAAGAGCCTTAAAATCGCCAAGGTAAAGGAGGGGTCTCCGCAGACTTGGCATTCAGAAGATTTAAGTTCTGAATATTTCTCTTTCCAGGACGATTTAGCTTCTCTGGAAAAAAGAATGGCTGAAATTGAGGCGATAATAGATAATTATGAGATTATAAAAATTCCCTCAAAGAAGGATCAGGGCAGGGTTGGTTTGGGGGCGACGGTTTCCCTTGAAGGCGAAGGCAAAAAAGGCAAGGTTAACGAGTTCATGATAGTCGGGACATTGGACGCCAATCCATTAGAGGGCAAGATTTCTTCCGAGTCCCCTGTCGGCAAGGTATTGATGGGGCTTAAGGTTGGAGACGAGGCTGTTATAGAATCTCCCATAAAAATGATTTACAAAGTCAAAAAAATAAAATACAGCTCTTTTTAA